Proteins co-encoded in one Medicago truncatula cultivar Jemalong A17 chromosome 8, MtrunA17r5.0-ANR, whole genome shotgun sequence genomic window:
- the LOC112417326 gene encoding uncharacterized protein: protein MAAVGKDANSQMFPIAYAVVEAETKDSWEWFLNLLLEDLQTIQHKQYAFISDEQKGLVPAIQNLGSHVEHRLCVKHLYANFKKRYPGLDLKEVFWMAARATTVPAWERAMNRMKLINDKAWEYMNKNWAPAMWTRSHFKMDTQSDLQVNNMCEAFNRAILEYRDKHIITLLEGIKHYLTKRIGAQKDLMQRYRGNICPIIQLQLEKVKRVVDGWEPTWHFDDDYAIFSVTNGTDTYIVNLGQKSCDCRKWGLTGIPCCHAIACMEYHKKEPEDFVSWYYRKSTFMATYSHIILPTNGPQLWPISTTEPINPPAERRTIGRPKKNRNKANDEPKNPHLLPRDLPTVKSTSKYLQGHYVFFMYF from the exons ATGGCAGCTGTTGGTAAAGATGCAAACAGCCAAATGTTTCCCATTGCTTATGCCGTTGTAGAAGCAGAAACAAAAGATTCATGGGAGTGGTTTCTGAATCTATTACTTGAAGATCTACAAACTATACAACACAAGCAATATGCATTCATTTCAGATGAGCAAAAG GGTTTGGTTCCGGCAATTCAAAACCTTGGTAGTCATGTAGAGCATAGGCTATGTGTGAAGCACCTTTATGctaattttaagaaaagatatCCTGGATTGGATTTAAAGGAAGTGTTTTGGATGGCAGCAAGGGCTACAACTGTTCCAGCATGGGAGAGAGCAATGAATCGAATGAAATTGATTAACGACAAAGCTTGGGAATACATGAATAAGAATTGGGCACCTGCAATGTGGACTAGATCTCATTTCAAGATGGATACACAATCAGACTTACAAGTTAACAACATGTGTGAGGCATTTAACCGGGCAATATTGGAGTATAGAGATAAACACATCATCACTCTTCTAGAAGGAATTAAGCACTACCTCACAAAAAGAATTGGAGCCCAGAAGGATCTCATGCAAAGATATAGAGGGAATATATGTCCTATAATCCAACTACAACTTGAAAAAGTAAAGAGGGTAGTTGATGGATGGGAACCAACTTGGcattttgatgatgattatgccATTTTTAGTGTGACAAATGGAACTGACACATATATTGTGAATTTAGGCCAAAAATCATGTGACTGTAGGAAATGGGGTTTAACAGGCATCCCATGTTGCCATGCTATTGCATGCATGGAGTATCACAAAAAAGAACCTGAAGATTTTGTTTCCTGGTATTATAG GAAGAGTACTTTCATGGCTACTTATTCTCACATCATTTTGCCAACAAATGGTCCCCAACTATGGCCTATATCAACAACAGAGCCAATCAACCCACCAGCTGAGAGAAGAACTATAGGTCGCcccaaaaagaatagaaacaaggCTAATGATGAGCCGAAAAATCCACATCTATTACCTAGAGATTTACCAACAGTGAAATCCACATCCAAATATTTACAGGGGCATTAtgtttttttcatgtatttttaa